The DNA region TTAAATGGCGGAAATTGTTCTTCGGCAAATAGGGTATGGTGGCTTTCACCATACGGTGCATATCCTCCTTCGGCTCTCCAATGCACAGCCCACCGATTGCGAACCCATCGAAATTCATTTTTGCAATGGCTTTTGCGCACCTGATACGCTCATCTTCAAATGTCCCTCCTTGTAGTATTGCAACTCTTCCCTTTCCTTGGCACCTCGAAGCCCATTTAATCGTTTTATCGACTGACAGAGCAACCCTTTTCTTATCGTAGGGATATGAAGGGCAGTCATCCAGAGACAGTGCAATATCAACGCCCAGCATTCCCTGCACCTTCATGGATTTTTCGGGTGTGAATAACTTTACCGTGCCGTCGGGCATTGAAAATTTTACTCCTTCATCGCTAACTTTGCACGGAAATTTCTTTATCGGCTGAAAACCGCCGCTGTCGCTCACCACAATCCCTTTCCATCTCATGAAATTGTGGATTCCCCCGGCCTGTTTTATGTACTCAATCCCCCTCCTGTAAAGATGTAGGGCGTTAACAATTATTCCCCTACATCCGGCATCCCATGCCTCATCGGGCGTGAGAGTCTTTACGACCGCTTTTGTTGCAACCGGAAGAAAGACAGG from Candidatus Thermoplasmatota archaeon includes:
- the tgt gene encoding tRNA guanosine(34) transglycosylase Tgt, which gives rise to MFEIVAEHGDARVGLIKTPHGTVETPVFLPVATKAVVKTLTPDEAWDAGCRGIIVNALHLYRRGIEYIKQAGGIHNFMRWKGIVVSDSGGFQPIKKFPCKVSDEGVKFSMPDGTVKLFTPEKSMKVQGMLGVDIALSLDDCPSYPYDKKRVALSVDKTIKWASRCQGKGRVAILQGGTFEDERIRCAKAIAKMNFDGFAIGGLCIGEPKEDMHRMVKATIPYLPKNNFRHLMGVGSAEDIIGAIKKGVDIFDSAFPTRNARHGTVFVGKGKINLGRAKVKGDVIQEGCQCYTCRNFSLDYINHLFREKDSLGPRLATIHNLFFTNKIMEEAREKIKEGKL